In Meriones unguiculatus strain TT.TT164.6M chromosome 13 unlocalized genomic scaffold, Bangor_MerUng_6.1 Chr13_unordered_Scaffold_41, whole genome shotgun sequence, the following are encoded in one genomic region:
- the LOC132651190 gene encoding zinc finger protein 436-like, with translation ESSHTGEKPFKCTLCGKAFPYTTDLIGHKRTHAGEKPYKCNQCGKAFAKNSHLISHRRKHTGEKPYECHQCGKAFARNSHLIRHKRTHTGEKPNECNECGKAFAENSHLISHKRTHTGEKSYECDECGKAFAENSTLLSHKRIHTGEKPYECNQCGKAFAQNSHLIIHKRTHTGEKPYECNQCGKAFAQNSALISHKRIHTGEKPYECNQCGKAFAQNSHLISHKRTHTGEKPYECNQCGKAFAQSSVLIRHKRTHTG, from the coding sequence gaaagcagtcatactggagagaaaccctttaaatgcactctatgtggtaaagccttcccctataccactgatctcatagggcataaaagaacacacgcaggagagaagccttacaaatgtaatcaatgtggtaaagcctttgcaaaaaacagtcacctcataagccatagaagaaaacatactggagagaaaccttatgaatgtcaccagtgtggtaaagcctttgcacgaaacagtcatctcataaggcataaaagaacacacactggagagaaacctaacgaatgtaatgagtgtggcaaagcctttgcagaaaacagtcatctcataagccataaaagaacacacactggagagaaatcttatgaatgtgacgagtgtggtaaagcctttgcagaaaacagtactctcttaagccataaaagaatacatactggagagaaaccttatgaatgtaaccagtgtggtaaagcctttgcacaaaacagtcatctcataatccataaaagaacacacactggagagaaaccttatgaatgtaaccagtgtggtaaagcctttgcacaaaacagtgctctcataagccataaaagaatacatactggagaaaaaccttatgaatgtaaccagtgtggtaaagcctttgcacaaaacagtcatctcattagccataaaagaacacacactggagagaaaccttatgaatgtaaccagtgtggtaaagcctttgcacaaagcagtgttctcataagacataaaagaacacatactgga